From the genome of Oncorhynchus gorbuscha isolate QuinsamMale2020 ecotype Even-year linkage group LG18, OgorEven_v1.0, whole genome shotgun sequence:
AGTGTTGCACTGTAAACCTACTTATAGGAGCACTGTAATAAATGTTGTCCACAGTTATTTCCCGATTCGTCCTGTAAGATGAACCCTTTTGACTCTCTTTGGCCCAGTCTACAGAATGACACAGCATCGCCTCTCCCGCCGAGGCTTATGGGAGTCTCTGCTCTCGGGGATACTGACAGACACATGATTTATTTTGCTCTCACAAAGCATTAAGTCATGTGGCATGTCAATCACAGACTCCCTTGATGGTGTTGGCCTGGGACTCACAACAGAGGGCCTCTTGTTGTTGACCCAGTCAGTTTGGCTGACAGCTGGTTGATAAACGGTGGTGTGGCTTCGAGCTGGAGTCTCTTGCCGCTTGACTGCTTTGACAAACATAATGCTTCTGGGGTACCCAGCTTGCCTTAGCAGCTCCTCCAGTTCCAGATTACGGATGAGCCTGACCAAACCCTTACTGATCCGATAGGTGTTCTGGCGATCAAAGGTCCTCACATCCTCGTGTTGGGTCACATAGACTTTATCCAACACCAAGCTGGGGTGAAGACTGATGATGATACGGTCCATATTGCTGTCATCATGGTAACCTTTGTAGTTCTGCCTAACGTATGGTGGCAGGTCACCTGCCCCTGGGGTATTCAGGTTGCCCATCACATAGTATGGAAAGTTCTGGTTGGGGAGCAATTGATAACAGTTACCGTCACACTCGAGTCGGTTATTGAAGTGATGGAAACCAAACTCCTTCCTTTTGGGGTTGTACAGCGCCAGCAGGTCACCATTGTTGTCGAATATGACGTAGTTATGGGAGAACCAGTGGAGCAGGTAAAGTCCATGCCTGGGCCAAGGCCTACCAAAGCCAGATGAGTTGAGGTGTCCAATTtcatttaatgttttaatgttagccATCGTTACACCTGAAGAgataggaggaaagagagagaggaaaacaaaatgtttaccCTACAACTACATGACATGCCTGTCATACACAATAtagctacactacatgacaaaaagtatgtggacacctgctcgtcgaacatctcattccaatttCATGGGTATTAAATATGGAGTAGGTCCCACCCTTATTGTACTGATGTTATTTCCAGAttcagtttggaactcggtagtgagtgttgcaaccgaggacagatgatttttacgcgcttcagcactcggcgttcccgttctgtgagcttgtgtggcctaccacttctcaTTTGAGACGTTTTTGgtcctagaagtttccacttcacaataacagcacttacagttgaccggggcagctctagcagggcagaaagttgatgaactgacttgttggaaaggtggcatcatatgacggtgccacgttgaacgtcactgagctcttcagtaaggccattctactgccaatgtttatctatggagaatgcatggcggtgtgcttgattttatacacttgtcagcaacgggtttgcaggcaaaaacctgaggaaaatccaaccaggaagtgctgttattCTGGAACCTCTCTTCTCCATTGcaagcctatcctccatttaaagcgatatcaaccagattcctttctctatggcttccacatggtgtgaacagtatttagacatagtttctggcttttattctgaaaaattagcGAGAATGATCACATCGTGTCTGTGGACAGCTAGGTGTCCCCAGATTTGTGTATGCGTGAGCGCCTGAAGCaagaccttttctctctctcctattgaaaaggCTACCATCCGGTTGAAATATGTtagattatttattgtaaaaacaacctgaggattgattataaaaaacgtttgacatgtttctacgaactttacggatactatttggaattttcgtctgcctgTCGTGAACTgcacgagcctgtggattactaaaCAAAACgcaccaaccaaatggaggtttttggatataaaaataatctttatcgaacaaaacaaacatttattgtgtaactgggagtcttgtgagtgcgaacatacgaagatcatcaaaggtaagggattaatttgattggtcacgaaagtcagaaaagcaatctaCTTTGTTGCTAGCTgtttaatgttttgtctgctgagagagctgTCCTCACATAAtggcatggtttgctttcaccgtaaatcctttttgaaatctgacacgccggGTGGATTAATATTTTgtcaattttttaaaattattattagtACTGGCTGATACTGTATTTCACAAACTATACAATAATAGGTGTTTGATGTTACAGTTACGATGCCAAATGGAGAAAACAACCTGTGATACCCCTTACTATGttgccatctctcgctctctcacacacacacacacacactcatacatacttGCCCTGTACCTTATTTATGAAGTAGATCTGTTCTTGCTGCTTTCTTGCTGTGCGTATGCTGTGTCCTAGTGAGTGTTTTATGGGTATTATCCTGGTAGGGATTGGGCTGGGAGGCTGAAATTTAGGAAATGAAACTGAAAGTACCACATTTTTTGCATGTCAACATTAAAGACTGATTTTGAAACTTTACAAAAATTAACATATTTTTCATGTTCTACTTAGTTTGTGAAAGGTTTACAAAGGCCATACTATATTTTGAATTTTCATTATATAACACTACATTTTATCAACCTCAAGTAGCTTTCAACgatgattggtgtgtgtgtgcatggatggGTCTTCTTGGATATGTAGGCCAATCAGTGATTGATGTGCGTGAGTATGGTGAGAAACACAGCCAATGAGCGGGTATACACAACAGAAGTCACGTGACCAGTGGGGTTACAACATGGCGGATGTTGAAACGTCGAAATCTTTGAACGGTTTGCTGAACGGAATAGCACAAATAGTGTATTATAATAATGCTGAAATAACAGAGGAACTTTTGAAAAATGAACTTTATCCAGACTTAACGCAGGAGGAGTTTCGCGCGATGCATGAAAAGATGAAAGGCCTTTTAAAGGTACTGTCAACTTCTGCATTTTGTGACCATTCTCACCTGATTCCCCTCGTGTTGATTGAGAAGCTACATTATTATAGGGATAGGCTATAGGTAGCAAATGGATACATGTTTCAAATGCTCAACCTCGTCCTGCAGCCCATATGCTTGAAACCAGTTTCTCTATTGTCTTTCTTTAGCTGTCTGTACAATCTTACCAAAACAAATCTTTCAGCTCAATTGGTTAATTAAATTTGTACTATACTGTACAAATGGCCTTGTAAATAAATAGCTAGGATAGGGTGTGTGGATTCATTCATGTTGACAACAGTAGTTTTCAATGATAGATCAGTTTGTCTGTCTACAGGCTGAGATTTACCTCTCACTAGACGGCAGCACTAGAACACCTGTGTAAACACATGTCAAGTTTCCCTTCAATGTCCTTGATGTGAAGATGAAGTTGTCTACATTTCTATCTTGTCCAGGCCAAGATAATACAACTAGAAAAACGTCAACCTCTTTGTTAGACTAACAAATATTTGCTTATTTTCTTCTCCCCCCCTCAGTCTATTGCCACTGCTAACATGGATCAGGCCCAGCTGGAAGCCTTCCTGACTGCCCAGACCAGGAAGCAGGGCACGGGGGGTGTGAGCGCCGAGCAGGCGGCCGCCCTCTCCCGGTTTTGGAAGAGCCACCGGGCCCGGGTGAGGGAGAGCCTGCTGGGCCAGAGCCGCTGGGAGCCCGGCCTGAAGGGCCTCACCTGGAGGGTGGACCTCCAGACCTCAGCCAGCAGAGGGGGTGCTGTTAACATTCCCGTGGCCCTGGTGGAGCTGGAACTGGGCAGGactggagaggtgagaggggaaaggggagtgGGAAGAAGGAGGGGGGCGCAAGAAGCCCACTCTTTAAAATGCCAGTCACACTGACTGTACAAGCACATTACATGGCTGCCTACAATtagaccattgttatgttttgaTTCCCCAGTTGTGCTTTCAGACATAGTACATTATGGAAATCAACAGGCTTTCTCATCTGGACTTGTTCCATAATGTGCCCCAGGTGGGCGGAGTTTTGATTTTAAACCATCATCTAATTAGTCTTAAAGTGAAATTGCCACCCCCCTGGGCCACCGGGTCATGCATAGTTGAACCTCTAGGAAATGTAATGTCAATATAATGTAGGACTATGCAAACTGAGGAAGCTGAAGAGTACATGTCATTCAGAACACATCAGTGACTTTGCACTCACCTTCCTCTTTCCTGCTTTAGCAGTATATTTATTACATCGTCATAGTTTCAAATTGTTGTGTCTGATATACCAGTGCTacatatacagtactggtctgccTCTCACCTGTTAGTCCTCAACCTAACATAttgttgtgtcccaaatgacaccctattcccaatgtagcacactacttttggccctatgagccctggtcaaaagtagtgcactatataggaaatggagtgccatttgggaagcatatATAGTTGAGGGTTGGGGACTATACTGGAATTTCAATAGTATCACTGTAACCCAATATCTCACAATCCATCTAAGAATGCTGGTATGACTTTTTAATGGCACGCTATAATTTGTTTTGCAAAGGTGGTGTTCATTTTGGTTATCCCAAAAGCCTGGCCCtgtgtgtgcctttttaaaaaggTTTTCTCCTACCTCTATCATGTTATTGACCAGCATTGTTGTGGAGAGTTGGCATCTCTGTGGCTCTGCTGAGATGGCGACTTGGCTCTAGCTTCAATCCTTTTAGTCTGGAATTAGCTGATTACACTACTATTATCTTCTCTTCTTGGTATTAGTAGCAGGGAGAGTTCCAGGAAAAGTTTCACAATTATAGGTGCCAAaagcattgtcttacgtcagatagacaATGCAACAATATTGCCTGCTGTTCGGTTGACAGACGAGAGTTGTGTAGGAGTGACGTCACCTGCCAGAAGACAATGGGCAATTCCCTGGTAACAGTGATGCTGAGAATctgatttttcactttaaaaatgtatgtcaaacaaaaaacaatgaTTTCAAAGTTAAACCATAAAGAATGACAGTTTGTGTGTGAAAGATGAGTCTCAGCATCACTCTGTTACTGGGGAATTGCCCCAATGTAAGGTCGACACTGTTAGAATGTGAGAACGAGGTGGCCTAGTACTATAAGTGAGACTTTATTGCAGTGTAGGCACATCAGTCCCAGGGAATGATTATTGTATCAATTCGTAAAAGAAAAGTACATTCAGTTTTTAGAGCTTTTTCTGCTCCTACTACAGATTTGTTTTCTAACCGCCACACTAGCTATATTTAGTTGATTATTATTACATCCATGATTGATTACAACACAGTGCATTATAAACAAGTATGATAATTTGCATCATCCCTACCAATAAACATCCTTTTTATAGCCAGTAAATGTAACTGGCCAATAGGCTCATACTCCCATATCAAGATCATTCTAAGTGTTTTAGGTTAGGATGCTGTGGGCTTTCATTAAATTTAATCTCTATGACTTGAAGGATGTAAATGACTTAGGCCTATTTCTTTATCCCATCTATAACCTATGTATCTATTAAGCTATATATAGAATCATGGCAAATGTTGATTTGTCTTTGGTTTGGTCATAGATCCGATGGAAACACATTTTCCCTAGTTTGGTTTGTAAAGTCGCTATGGAAGCCACGGCTCAGATGTCCACGTGGATATTCCGTAGAGTGTCTGAGAGGGGGAAAGTATTTTGAGGTGTGCAGCCCAAATGGCATCCTTTTCCCTATagggcattacttttgaccaaagggaatagggtgccctttgggacgATCACCAAGTCAACTGACAGACCCCAGCAACCACCATGGAGGTTAcaggtagaggtcgaccgattatgatttttcaacgccgataccgattatttgaGGGCACAAAAAAGCTgctgccgattaatcggccgatttttaaaatgtatttgtaataatgacaattacaacaatactgaatgaacacttattttaacttaatataatacatcaataaaatcaatttagcctcaaataaataatgaaacatgttcaatttggtttaaataatgcaaaaacaaagtgttggagaagaaagtaaaagtgcaatatgtgccatgtaagaaagctaatgtttaagttccttgctcagaacatgtgaaagctggtggttccttttaacatgagtcttcaatattcccaggtaagaagttttaggttgtagttattataggaattataggactatttctctctataccatttgtatttcatatacctttgacaattggatgttcttataggcactttagtattgccagttaacagtatagcttccgtacttctcc
Proteins encoded in this window:
- the LOC124003859 gene encoding uncharacterized protein LOC124003859 translates to MANIKTLNEIGHLNSSGFGRPWPRHGLYLLHWFSHNYVIFDNNGDLLALYNPKRKEFGFHHFNNRLECDGNCYQLLPNQNFPYYVMGNLNTPGAGDLPPYVRQNYKGYHDDSNMDRIIISLHPSLVLDKVYVTQHEDVRTFDRQNTYRISKGLVRLIRNLELEELLRQAGYPRSIMFVKAVKRQETPARSHTTVYQPAVSQTDWVNNKRPSVVSPRPTPSRESVIDMPHDLMLCESKINHVSVSIPESRDSHKPRRERRCCVIL
- the commd1 gene encoding COMM domain-containing protein 1: MADVETSKSLNGLLNGIAQIVYYNNAEITEELLKNELYPDLTQEEFRAMHEKMKGLLKSIATANMDQAQLEAFLTAQTRKQGTGGVSAEQAAALSRFWKSHRARVRESLLGQSRWEPGLKGLTWRVDLQTSASRGGAVNIPVALVELELGRTGEDSDFVCLEFDEAKVNQVLKKMAEIQESIDAIVHRS